In the genome of Crassaminicella thermophila, the window AAGTTTCAATGCTTATCGTGGTAGGAAAGAAAAAGTAGATGCAAAGGGACTAACTACCATTGTTTATGGAACAAACAATATTGATCTTTCCTTTTTAGAACAATTAGTAGATCCTAGTCAAACCCGTGCTATTGCAAATATGATAAAATATCTATCTAAAAAATTAGTAGATGACACAACTATACTCCCTATTCTTATAGACAAATTATATGAACATATCGAAGAAAAAGGGCTAGAAGTGATTTCACCATACTATAAAAAACATCCAGGTGATTTGGCTCTTCCTCGTAAATTAGAGTTCTCTGCAGCTATTAATCGCCTTCGTACTCTTCAAGTAAAGTAATGATTGTATTAATTTATTCACCAAGGAAGGATAAAAATTATAATAATAAAACCGTTATCCAAATTAAGATAACGGTTCTATTATTTTCTATAATTCAACTTGTTCTAGGTAATAACCATAAATTTCTTCAAAAGAAAAACCTAACAGCTCCCCTAGATTTATAAATCTAGCAAATAATCTAATATAAATAGATAATGCATAAACAAAATCATCTTGTAAAATGGCATGCTTTAAGTCCTTTATATCATCAAAAATATATGAAAAGATCTTTATAATACTATCCTCTTTTTTCACTGCATTAATAGCATCTCCATTGATAATATTAAAATGGTGTACATTTCCTATAGAAAGTAAAAACTTCATAGCATCAATATATCTGATCATTAATTTTTCCTTTGGAATATTTTCTTTTATTCTAGAATATTTATAGCACTTTGTAAGATTTGCAATCTCACTAGTTTTTACTTGAAGTGCTAAAAATCTTAAATCAAAAACATTTTCTTTTCCTAATATATCTTCCTCTATGTCAGAAAACTGCTTTATATTATTTTCAATAATCTCTTGTATTTTAAATAGCTCATTTAATTCCATAAAAATGCCTCCTTAATCAGCTTTATTATATGTTAGTGTTAGTACCAGGTAATAATACCTCATATAATATTATAGCTTAATATTTGAATTTGTAAAGCAAATTATTTTAGGAACAACTCCTTTTCTAATTAAATAATTCTATTTATTTTTCAATTATCGACATTTTTTGCAACACAAGCTATATTGATTATGCTATAATATAGCAGAACATACGTTTCGTATTTCATAAAAAAGGATGGTTTTAAAAAATGACTGGTAAATCTCATATGTTATTTGGTTCTGTAGCTAGCTTATACTTATTACCAAAATTGGGTTATGAACCAAATATTACTACAACTGCTGCCGCTATAATCGGTTCTTTGATTCCTGATATGGATCATCCAAAAGCGAAAATAAATCAAAAATTTCTTCCAATGAATAATAGATTTGGAAAGATATTATTTTATTGTGGCATTGGAGGTTTTTTACTTTATAAATATGGATTTGAAAATCGATTAACTTTTACAATAGCCATTTTACTAATTATGATTGGCTTTTCCCATCATAGAGGTTTTACCCATAGTATTTTAGGCACATTTATCATTTCTTCTATTGTTTTTTTTGTTCTTAAAAACACTATACATTACTCAATCATTTTATCTTTTATATTAGGATTAATATCCCATATTATTGGAGATTGGATGACAATCGCTGGTATTGAACTATTTTATCCCATCTCTACTAAAAGATATCGATTTGTATTGACTATTTCTTCTGGAAAAATGGCAGAACCTATTATTGGCATGTTTTTTATCTATTTAATTATTCGATTTTATATAAAAAACGATTTATCTATGCATTGGCTCTATAGCTTACTAAGTTTAATAAATTAAACAAAAAGCACTTTTCTTAAAATCTTAAGAAAAGTGCTTTTTGTTGTCTGAAATCATTATTTAACTTTATTTAATAGGGCATTTAATAATACTCCTATAATTGCTGCAAAGCTTAAACCTGATATTTTTACTGTTGATGTTACAGGTATTCCTATTGATATACCAAAATGCTTCTCAATATAACTTGCACCAAGCCCTAGTATCAAAACAGATGACATAATCACTATATTCTTTATATTAAATGTTACTTTGCTGTTTTTAATTGTTTTTACACCTATTAATGAAATCATACTAAAAAGCATTAAGCTTATACCACCCATTACAGGTACTGGAATTGTTCTTAACAAACCACCAATTTTTGCAACAAATCCTAGCAAAATTGCAAATACTGCTGCTAATCTTAGAATAGAAGGATCATAATTTTTTGTAATCGCAAGTACTCCTGTATTTTCACCATAAGTAGTATTTGCTGGTCCTCCAATAAATCCTGCAAATAAGGTAGCTAGTCCATCCCCTAAAAGGGTACGATTTAAACCTGGATCTTCAATAAAATTTTTCCCTACAACTTGTCCATTTGTTGTAATATCTCCTATGTGCTCCATAAAAACTGCAAGTACAACTGGAGCAATAATTGCTATAGCTCCTAATTCAAACTTTGGAAATGTAAAGTTTGGCATAGCCAATACAGGTGTTTCTTTCATTATACTCATATCAACAATTCCTATTTTGAATGAAACCAAATATCCAACTACTACACCAATTAAAATTGAAAGTTGTTTTAAAAACCCCTTGCCTTTTAGTGTAATTGCTAATGCAGTAAATAGTGTTATTCCTGCAACTATAAAATTATTTTTTGCCATGCCATATGCTACCGGAACAAGATTTAGACCAATTACTATAATCATTGGCCCCACTACTTGTGCAGGCAAGAATTTTTTTATCTTTTCAACTCCTATTTTCTTTATTATAAAAGACATCGCTACATATAATAGTCCTGCAATAATAATTCCACCTTGGGCATATGTTAAATCTCCATTATACATTTCTTTTACAGTAAGAATAACTGGTATGAATGCAAATGATGATCCCAAAAATACAGGTACCTTTCCTTTTGTAACAAGATGAAATAATAATGTTCCTATCCCTGCAGCTACTAATGCCACAGATGTATTAAGCCCTGTAAGCATAGGAACTAAAACAGTTGCTCCAAACATTGCTACTAAATGCTGTAATGCTAACACCACTTTTTTTATTGATTCAAACCCTATTACATTTTTTGTTTCTACATTAGATTTTGCTATCATATTTTCTGACATAAAAAAACCTCCTTTTTTTTATAAGGAGAAGATCTATTACACTTCTCCCTTCTCAGCCTCTCAGGACCGAATTAAAAGGCAACTTAATTCAACCTATAAAAAAACTTCTTGCCTACTGACAAGAAGTTTTATACATGCATAAAAATATTAAAGATTTTTAATCTACATCTTGTCAGCCTCTCAGGACTGAATTAAAGATTTATATTTAATTCTACATGATTATAGCATCTTTTTTTATAGAAAGCAACATAAACTTCAAAAAAGTTATACTCCTTAACTCTATTTTTTCCTCAAATAGATAGGGACATT includes:
- a CDS encoding dUTP diphosphatase; the encoded protein is MELNELFKIQEIIENNIKQFSDIEEDILGKENVFDLRFLALQVKTSEIANLTKCYKYSRIKENIPKEKLMIRYIDAMKFLLSIGNVHHFNIINGDAINAVKKEDSIIKIFSYIFDDIKDLKHAILQDDFVYALSIYIRLFARFINLGELLGFSFEEIYGYYLEQVEL
- a CDS encoding metal-dependent hydrolase, which encodes MTGKSHMLFGSVASLYLLPKLGYEPNITTTAAAIIGSLIPDMDHPKAKINQKFLPMNNRFGKILFYCGIGGFLLYKYGFENRLTFTIAILLIMIGFSHHRGFTHSILGTFIISSIVFFVLKNTIHYSIILSFILGLISHIIGDWMTIAGIELFYPISTKRYRFVLTISSGKMAEPIIGMFFIYLIIRFYIKNDLSMHWLYSLLSLIN
- a CDS encoding uracil-xanthine permease family protein, whose amino-acid sequence is MSENMIAKSNVETKNVIGFESIKKVVLALQHLVAMFGATVLVPMLTGLNTSVALVAAGIGTLLFHLVTKGKVPVFLGSSFAFIPVILTVKEMYNGDLTYAQGGIIIAGLLYVAMSFIIKKIGVEKIKKFLPAQVVGPMIIVIGLNLVPVAYGMAKNNFIVAGITLFTALAITLKGKGFLKQLSILIGVVVGYLVSFKIGIVDMSIMKETPVLAMPNFTFPKFELGAIAIIAPVVLAVFMEHIGDITTNGQVVGKNFIEDPGLNRTLLGDGLATLFAGFIGGPANTTYGENTGVLAITKNYDPSILRLAAVFAILLGFVAKIGGLLRTIPVPVMGGISLMLFSMISLIGVKTIKNSKVTFNIKNIVIMSSVLILGLGASYIEKHFGISIGIPVTSTVKISGLSFAAIIGVLLNALLNKVK